The nucleotide window gggtgccTCCAGGGCACAAGATGGTGGCGTTGGGCTTATGGTGCCACTTtgacaggagagaaggaagaacgTGGACACAGGTAAGTTTGTGGGGTCTGTAGCAGGAAGTTGAGGGAGGCCCTGACCAACAGCTATTTTCTCTGTGATGCAGAGACCATTTTAAAGAGCTGCTATGGAGAATGAGAGAGGAAGTGGAGTGATCCAGGCCTAGACAGAGGTCCGCACTGGGCAGcaggggaggtagagagaggcaTTTGCCACATGTTCCTCCTGGGCTCAACACATTCCAGATTCTCAGCTGTGTCACCTGGACCCCTGGATATTGGAGAACATGTTCCAGAAACTTCTGATCTGTTCCAATCTGGGTGGTCTTTACATCATATCCAGTCACATCTCCCATGAGACCTCAGGCCTTCTGGGGACACTCAGGTTTCTGGAGGAGCTTCCTCTGGGCCTCAGGGGACCAACACATGCCCCCTCATACTCAGTTTTCTGCATGCTGACAGGGGCTGCCTTCTTCACTGTTCCTCGGGACCTGAGAGGCTCCCTGGACATGGCCATGGAAGTCAGCCCCAGAGACCAGGACAGCCCAGCCAAGGATGGAACGTACCACTTCCACCCCCACGGCCTGCCCTCCCAAACCGGGAGCTTGTGCCCTAAAAATTCTCAGCTCCCATTCACTCAGGGGGAGAGGGTGTCGGCCCAGGCAGGGTGGGAGCAATTCCAACCACCAAAGGtcccctctctgggtctgtttcatCGTTACTTTGGGGTGAGATCACGGCGTTGTTGTGAAGTGAAGCAGCCAAGTTGCAGTTAACTTGTTTGAGCTTCAACttctctgtctataaaatgggggtgcctgcCCAGCAGAGCCGTGTAAGGAAGGGCTAGAGCATCGGTGCTATTATGGCTGATTTTGTTCGTGCTGTGACTATATTCTACAGTAGCCAAGATTCTAATTCAAGGCCTTTGCTGCCCCCACCAGATCTTCTGACCTGAGTCCTGGGAAACAGACACATTCAAATCCCAGCCCAGAGTgaatgaggagggaggaggcttgGCAAGCTCCTCCTTCAGGATTAAGACTGCCCCCTGCTGTAGGGAGCTAGCCCTGAGGGTACCCATAGGTTTATAGCTGTGTTCTACTTTACATACTAACATTTAATCCTTATAGCAACCATATGATATAAGccctattatcatccccattttactgagaaGAAATTGGAGCCCTGAGACAgtaagcaatttgcccaaggtcacacagcaagttactgagagctgggacttgaatcGAAGTAGTCTGCTCTCAGCTCACTTTGCTGCTCTGCTGAGCTTCTTAAACTTCATGCCTGTGGCTTGTGTGAACCCATCGTTGGCCTCCATACAAGGAAGAGGGGTGTGGCCTTGCTTTGGGGGCAGTGGGACAAGACAGCTGGGAAGCTGAATTGTCCTCCACAGTCAGGTCTGTCTGGGTCAGGCTCTCAGGACAGAGAAGGTGCTGGCAGCTGCTAAGGGTGCAGGACAGGGTACAGGGCTAGGAACAGAGGCAGGCTGGGGCCAGGGCCTGAAGCCAGAggagggaggaccagagagaggtcTGGCTGAGTCCCAGGTATCCCACAAAGTCTAGGATCCGTCAGCTTTGACCCTGTGGGCCCAAATCATGCTCCCTCTTTGTGCTTGGGCTCAAGCACTCAGAGCGCAGTGGAAATCACTCCTCAGAGGAATCTAGGAAGGCCTCTTAGGACAGGGTCCAAGGTCCTGCTCAGGGGCCTGCTCAGCCAGGCATGATGCCCACAGCGGGTTCCTAGAAGAAGCCCTCCCTGCTGACCCTGGCTGGGTGCTGGGCTCAGGGAAAGCAAGCCCTTCCCTTGTCTGGATCCCTCAGAGGCTCTGACTCGGGTCCCAAAGAATACATGACAACGGGGACAGCTGAGCTGCTTCCAGGCCCAGAACTGCAGGCAGGACAGTGTCCCCCTGCACCCCGCCCAGTGCCACCCAGGTCGGCACTGAGGGAGTGTAAAGGCAGGGAACAGGCCCAGCTGACTTTCCAGCAGCTCCTCCCTTGTTCAACACACGCCCTCCACCCCTTAGTTCTGCTCCTCAACGTCCTCCTCAAGGTCTTGGGCTGGGGCAGCCTATGCTGCTGTCCCAGACACAGGAACTTGCCAGACCTGCAAGAGTCAGACTGTCTCTGGACTCAGGAACAACTGCTGGGGTTGGGAACATGGGCTCTAGGCTCTGCCACGTCCTCCGCTGCTGACAAGCCCTTAGATGTCAGTGTTTCCCTGTTTAGTCCTCAGAACCTCCTCAACTCCACCCAGGCTCCTGATCTTCTTCACTCCCGGCTCTTGGTGACCCCACTGCCAACTAGTCCCAAACACACACCGCAGACCAGAGTCCTCCCGGGTGCACCCAGCTGTCCCCAGACCTCTCCCCCTGGAAATTGCACGTCAGGCATTGAATCCTTGTTCCCGCAAAGCCTGCCCCTCCTCAGGGTGCCCAGCCCCCCACGCAGAAACCAGGACAACCTCGTTACCTCCTTTCTACTTCCCACGGCCAGCAGCCAGCAAGCCCACCAACCCTGCCTCCCTCGTGTCTCTGGAATCTCTCTGTTCCCTGCCTCAGCTTAGGCAGGTCTTATCGCCTCTCTCTGGGTGTCTCCCCTCCAACCCATTGGCACAGCATCCAGAATGACTTTTCTATCATGATTACCTCACTCCCTGGCCAAAAACATCCACAGATGAGCCTCAGATGCTCTCATGTTGAAGTGCAAGCTATCTTGGCATGATGGCCCTAGCTGATCTGGTCCACCCTTCAACTTCACCACTGCCGAGGGCATCCCTTGACCCTCCACGGCAGCCCCCCTTGACCTCCTGCCTTTTTCTCAAGCTCCTCCCTGTATCAGTCCTGCCCTCACCCTCCTTCTCTGCTGGCTCTTTCCTCAGAGGCTAACATTGCATTCAGTGAGAATGTGTGGGGTGGCCGCCTGGTTCCTGATGACTTCCCCTTGTCTGGGAATGACCTGAAACCAACAGGCAGCCTCCCCAAATCACATTTGCACTATAGAAGCCTGCTGCTGGTCACAGTGGGTTGGACCAGTGGTGGATATTTGACCCAAACTGGGCCGATGAGACTCTGTCACCGGAGTATTTGAAACTTGCCATCGAGAACTCAGGAGTCCCAAGCATGGAGCGTCATTAACGCCCACAAGTGACAGAGCACAAAAGGTACCATTCCTGTCCTCAGGCTGCTAGAGCCACCTGTTTCCTGCCCTCCTGAGTCAGCTGTCCCTTCAATTCTCCTCCCATTGCTTGCAACTGGAAAGAAGCTTGACTTTGTCCCTTCTTAAAACTGCCTCCCTTgcttgggttatttggttttttggtgttgagttgtagttctttatatattttggatgccaaccctgtatcagatatgtcatttgcaaatctctccTCCCACTCAGGTGTCTTTTAGTTTTGCacaagacacgaacagacattcgTTCGTAGAAGACCGACAGagggccaatagacacatgaaaagatgctcaacaccactcatcatcagggaaatgcaaatcaaaaccacaatgagatgccacctcacacctgtcagaatggctaaaataaaaaacacagggacatctggatggctcagttggttaagtgtccgacttcagctcatgatctcacagttcgtgagtttgagccccacattgggctcgctgttgtcagcgcagagcctgcttcagatcctctgcctctctctctctcaaaataaattttaaaaattaaaaaataaaatcagggcccctgggtgactcaatcagttaagtgtccgactttggctcaggtcgtgatctcgcggtccgtgagttcgagccccatgtggggctctgtgctgacagctcagaccctggagcctgcttcagattctgtgtctccctctctctctgcctctcccccactcgtgctctctctcactctctctctcaaagaaggaataaacattagaaaatataaaataaaataacaaaataaaaaacgcaagaagcaagtgttggcaaggatatggagaaaaaggaacccttgtgcactgttggcaggaacgtgatatggtgcagccactatggagattcctcaaaaagttaaaaatagaattaccctatggtccagtaattccactcctatttacccaaagaatctGAAAGAAGGTGTGCATcgctatgtttattgcagcattatgtacagtagccaaattatggaagcagcccaagtgtccatcaatagatgaatggataagaagatggtatatatacacacaagggaatattactcagccatcaaaaagaatgaaatattgccatctgcaatgacatggatggaggtagagagtataatgccaagtgacatacgtcagtcacagaaagacagatagcatgtgctttcactcatatgtggaatttaagagaaaaatgaacaaaggggcaaaaaaggaaacccagaaacagacttttaactacggagaacaaacagatggttgccagaggggaggtgggtggggagtgtGTGAAAGAGGGGACGGGGATTAGGATACAAGTATCAGTACGTGAGCACTGACtaatgtatggaactgttgaatcacacacaaagaaaacaaaaaaacacaaagctGCCTCCCTTGTCCCAATCTCCCCAACAGCAAGGATGACCCggccctcctcctcttcatcaaTTCTTGACAAAGTCTTCCACGGTCGCCTCACTCCCTCACCTTTCATCTACTCATTCCTCAGCCTGCAGTAATTAAACAAACTTGACCAAAACTTACTTAGCATTCTTGCCATGCGCAAGAATGAGAACACAGAATGAGGCACAGCCTGTGTCTTCAGAGAGTTCACTGTCTAACTGTGGGGACGGGCACGGTAAGGGGTAGGTGCAAATTGcaatacagattaaaataaacCGTggcaaaaagaataataaataaaaaggataaaaaaaaataaaataaaataataaaataaaccatgACAAGAGAATAGTAGAGAAACTCACAGGGTGTTATGAGACGGAGAGGCTCACAAAAGGCGTCCCCCGGAGGAGGGGACATCCGAGCAGTTCTATCCAGCTATGAGAAGGAATGCTTTTATGCACAGGTTCCAACTCAGGAAAACTGAGAAGCAGGGActcctttttacttttgtttaaaatgaaaatagatttattAATACCCGTGGAAAGTGTAATATACTGTAACCGTTTAGATGACTCACTTTATTGATAGggaaaattttcaacaagaaaGTTGGCACACTGCTTGGCACCTGCTAAAATGTTCTCATCGGGCTCATTTGAAATGCTAGCAGGTAGACGGGCTACATGGAGTCGATGGACCAGGGACTTTCATCACAGTCATGGAGGATTGGCAAGAACAGAAGGGCAGTATAGGCCGGGGAGAGAGTGTGACCAAAAAGTGCATGGAGAAACACCAtgtaggagagaaggaaaaacaaataattcgtTTAGTAGGGAGTGGTGTCGGGAAAGGCAAGAAAGGGAACCAAGAGGCTGACAGAGGCCTTATTTCCCTAGCCCGGCCCTTGGTAGCTGTCCTGAGTACAGCAGGGAGTCATCGAGGGTGATTGAGCAAGAGAAAGTTTGTCACCCGAGCAGCAGCAGTGTCAGGGAAGGGAGGACTGCTCTACCCCTGGTGAGCCCTTACACCCTAGACACCTCCGTCCCTGAGGCTCACGGTCCCCTTGTGGTATCCACTGTCCTTCAGCTGTCAGGTATGGGTGGGGGGTGACCAAAGATGGGGGCTCAGAAGGAAAAGTGGTCCCtgctgccctctgtccccagcccgCCGGCCCCAGGCTGAATGTAATTGTCCTCGATGAAGCCATCGTCATCTTCTTCACCCACCTCCGGACAGACACCCTTCCCGGTCCCGGGCAGCGGGCGGTGCTGGTAGCTGGCACGGTATTTGCGGCAGAGGTGGCACTTGGCAGCAAGCGCgatgaggagagagaggaccACAGCCCCCAGCACGACGCCCACCAGCACAGGCCATGCCCGGGCCCCAGTGCCCAGCCCAGGGGAGATGGCTGATGCTGTGGAGAGCTCTGAGGGCCCCACAGTGGCTGCAGAGAAAGGGACAGCATTATGCATGGGGCCCCAGATGGGTTCCCTGGGGAGACCGAAAGGTGTGGGGACAGGGTCCTtctcccaaccccctccccagcccccttcccattCACTCACTTTGGTTTGCCTCACTCATGAAGGGGCCTGGAGACACCGGTGAGCCTCAGCTTCTGCCAGAAGAGCCGTAGCTCCAAGGAGACCCCCCAGATGCCAGGCAGCCCTGGAGCACAGAGTCCTAGAACATATACACCACGTGCGGGTGTCGTGGGAGGCCACAGGTACACATTCCAGGGCAGACTCACAGCCATGTTAGGGCGCTGCACCAACTCTGGGCACTGGACAATTAACCATAACCGATTGTGCACGAAAGAGAAGCTGAGTACCTGGAAATTGGCTATTTGTAAGGGAAGACTGTAGGGTCCAGCTCAGAAAGCAGctgaaacaaataaatcaatgctGGAACTTGCTAAGCACTACGTATGATTCAGGCACCGGGCGGGATGTCCTCACAGAACACTGTAAGGTGGGTATAGACATTATCCTCTCTCTGTAGATGAGGACTCGGAGGCCCAGAGGGGTGAACCAACTCGGACAAAAGTcccgggacttgaacccaggtctctgacACCGGGGCCCAGAGCCCAATCTGCTACACTGCCTGATAGGCTGAGGTTGGGAAGATGGGACAGAGGCAGTTCTGGCTCCCAGGGGTCAGACAACAGCAATGGCTGAGAACTAATGAACAAAAGTAGAGACCACACGTGGAGGACGGTGCCTGTCCCTACCCAGGCAGGGGGACCCTCTCCTCCTCAGGCAGGAGCCCCTGCCACCCCACCTTGACCCTCAGCTCTTCAGACACATCCCTTGTCCATCCACCTCTGCCCAGAGGGAAGCAGTTTCAGCGAGTAGCCAAATGCAGATCATCTGGATCAGGAAATTACCTAGGTAAGAACCACTAGGGCTAGGGAGGAGAACCTGAATTAAGGGAGTATCTGGAAGAAGACCATCTAGGCATGGGAATACCTGTAGGAGGAGCAGCTGAGTCAGAGGAATGTCTGGAGGAGCAACACCCGAATCTGAGGAGTACCTGGGGAAGTACCTGTCAGAGGAACAGCTAGGACCGGAGATTATTGCAGGTGGACCACCTCAATCAGAGGAGTACCTGGGGAGGAGGATCCAGGCTAGGAAAGCACCTAGGAGAGAAGCATCTGGTTTAGGGGAGTACCTGCCATATATTCTTTAATACTGATATCTTAATGAtaccctccctcctcacctccaaCCTGTCACCAAGCCCCATCCGTTCTTCCTGGAACTAAGTATCTCCGGAAtgactctgtccctcctctgcaccCAGCCACTGCCCCAGTCCAAGCCACCTTCATCTTGTACCTTCACTCTTACAATGCCCCCCCCATCCTGTCTTTCCCCACCTCTAGTCCACTCCCCAGAGTGGTGGACCTAAAGCCCAAATCTGATCCCATCAGTCTCCCGCTTAAAAATCCTTCCAGAGCTCCCCAGGCCCTCGGGGCTATACGCAGATTCTTCGGCATGTTCTTCAAGGCTCCACAATCTAGCACACAGCCCTGCAGCCGATCTTGTCTTCTCCACAGTCCCCACCATGCTccacccacacacacctcccaccTCACCCACTCTCTTGTTTCCCAGACACCCCTCCTCGGTATTTTGAGTTCCCCATCCCCCAAGGCCAAATCAAACCACGCCTGCCTATGACATTGTCCCTTGACCCCTCAGATGACCCCTTCACTGGCCTACCCAGTCAACCACCCATCAGGATTGGCCAGTTACTGGATGGGCAGCTGCCTGGGGGCAAGGACCGAGCCGATTAAAATGTGCCCGGGCTCTGGCAGACAGCTTGGTGCTCAGCAGCTCAGTCTGGGTGAGAGGTGAGTATGGGCGAGCTGGAGAGTGAAGCGGGTATTAGGAGAGCTAAGGCCGCCTGGGTAACTCCGTCggctaaacatccaactcttgatttcagttcaggtcataatctctcaacAAGCTccgcgttgacagtgcagaggctgcttgggattctctttctccctctctctcccccctctctctcctcctcccccaccctcaaaataaataaataaactttttgggttttttttgtaaagaaaggaGAGCTAAAGCACTCGTTCACTCATTGGATGCCTACTCTGGGCCCCACGCTAGGCACTGGATCCCCCCAAAATAAGATTTTGTTAACTGGAAGTGAATTGTATTCACTTCGAGGTCTGTAAGGTTTAACCCTAATCCTTCTCCTGCCTGCTCTGTCCCTGTGAATTCTTCCCAAGGACACGGGCTGTCACCCTACCCCCACGTCTCTTCCACCGACAAACACACACCCTCTGATCTCACAGATACACACACCCCACTCTGATTTTGTGGTTCCTTTTCTGCTCCCAGGAGCCCTCAGGAATCTGTGGGAtccccctcccaggcccccccAAGGTCTTCCCCTTCTGCTCCCCACCTGTAGGAACTGTGCACAGTCCTTGGATGAAGCTTCCGGCTGGGGCGGGCAGAACCAGAACAGGTGGGTGGGCCAAAGCCACCACCACCTGACTCACCTGGGGACGCAGCCGGCAGGCGGGGCTGAATCCGCAGGGAGGGCGGAGGGCTGGGCTGCAGGCAACGCCTCCAATCAGGACGACTAATTACACTTCACCCCAAGCTTTTGCAGTGAACCTTCTGGCGCAcgccccacccgcacccccagCGCCGGGTTcagaaagtggggggaggggaggggtgttggTGCAGCTGGGATCCAGAGAGGGGTCCTGCGGGCCCTAGAACTGGCGGGCAGACACCTCAGCAGGCAACTGCCCAGGCTGACGGCCCTGATAAGCTAGTGAATTTCCCGTGACGGGTACAAAGTCCAGAGTTGGAAAAGGAAGATTTGCAGGCCTGGGAAGGCTGTGGGCCggaagtggaggggaggaggtgggaattCTTCCCTGGCAAAGCCGCGGGGACCAAGGACGCTCAAAGTTGCCTGCAAAAATGTGTGTGAGCCTGTGCAGGAGTTGAGGAGAGGATGGAGAGAGGGGGGCGGATAGAGGGGTGTGGAGGTAAATGGGGAGTGTATCTGTGCCCTTGGGGAGTTATTGTGTGCGAGAGTGTTTACCGGGATGGAGCCGTCCAGCCTTCATCTGGATCAGAGGATACTGGGAGTTCAGAGAGCCTCTCTTCAGAGGCTCTTCAGAGAGGCTCTCTGAACCTCTCCCTTTTTactcctcctccccaggcccagTGCCTCCTTGTCATTTAAGACCGAgctcaatggggcgcctgggtggctcagtcggttaagtgttggacttcagctcaggtcatgatctcattgttctgtGGGTTCGAGCGCCCCCGCCCCACgtcggggctctgcgctgacagctgggagcctgcttcagattctgtgcctccttctctctctgcccctccccagctcgtgttctgtctctctctctctcaaaaataaacacttataaaaattaaaaataaaaataaataaataaataaataaacccagcTCAAGAGTCACCTTCCGTGAGCTCCCAGTCCTCCCAGACTAGCACCGCCTCCCCCCTGCAAGCCCCACCTTCTTGTCCTGAGCACCCCCTGTGCTGCCTCTTCTTTTGGTGGAGTGAAAGTGGAGCCAGGTTTTGACATCTCTGGGTTCCCTGCACCTGGCACAGGGcagttctcagtaaatatttaaaggagaaagTGTTACGAGGACGAGTTAAACCATGCAGGCACAAGAATTCACAGGGACCCACAGGGCACAGCCAGAGCAAGGGCTACAGTCAGGGGTTTGCAAGTGCAGCATGGTAGAACGGAGCCTGGAAGGTGAAGGTCAGTTCATGCAGGACCTTGAATATCTTAGCACGGAGGTGAAGTCCTACTGCCCTTGGCCCCTTCCGAACTCTCCAGCCTTGTCTGTTCCGTACCCAGCTCCAGTCCGAACTGTTCTCTATTCCTAGGACCCACCGTGCCCCCAACCTCCCTAGGAACCAGTAAACACGGGGTCGGTCTGTGTCCGTCCTGTTCCTCTCCACATCCCCAATGTCTAAAAGGGCAGTAATAAATGCttctcaaatgaatgaatgagaggaaaGTGATTATTACCCCGGATGGGGCAGTGAGGGGCCAAGGAAGGTTTGGGCTCTTGCTTCGATTTTGAATCCAGGAAATCCTAGGATCCAAAAGATAATCATTGAACACCTACCAGTCCCCACTTGGGACCGACCAGTCCCAGtgctggttcttttttatttatttattttaatgtttatttatttttgagagagagagatcgacagagcaccagcaggggaggagcagagagagagggagacacagaatctgaaacaggctccaggctctgagctgtcaacacagagtcccaactcgggcctcaaactcacaaactgtgagatcagggcctgagccgaagtcggtcactcgactgactgagccacccaggcgccccgcccttGGTTcgtttttaaattgaggtattcGTGTAACATAACCCAATTCCCACGAAAAGCATTCACCATTTTAGTCATTTTCAGGGCAcacttcagtggcatttagtacattcagaATGTTGCGGAAGCACAGCTATCTAGTTGTAAAACACTCTCATCACACCAGAACGGCACCCCATTAAGTAGTCACTTCTCATTTTCCCATCCCACCAGCCTgcagcaaccactaatctgttttctgtctctgtggatttgcctgttctgggtaTTCCCACAAATCCCATTTGTGCCAgatttttaataaactatttcaTTTAAACCTCATAGCTGTACTATGAGATAGATGTTAATTATCCCTTTAACAGATGATGAAAATAAGGCTCTGAGAAGGTAATTTGCGTGAAGCCCTACAGAAGGAGACAGCGTCTGCACATCCATCAGTCAtgtattcaatgaatatttattgaacacccatCACAGAGCCACAACCAGCCCATACAGCACACATTGCAAAATAGCAGAAGGCAACTTGCTGGATGCCCCCAGTGCATGGAGAGCAGAGAACAGGCCAGATGTCAGCGCCCGCTCCCCAGCCAGGAGCTCTGATGCAGTGAACAACCTTTACAACCTTCCATGGCATCCCTGGCAACCATGTGGTAGGCTCAGTGCTAGCACTGAGGACGAAGTTCCCACCACCATTCAGCTTTCATTCTGGTTGGGAAGACAGACAATacccacataaataaataaattaattcagataGTGGTGAGTGCTATGAAAAGTAAAatagcttaggggcacctgagtggctcagtcagttaagcgtccaacttcggctcgggtcacgatctcacagttcgtgggttcaagcccggtgtcaggctctgtgccgacagctcagagcctggagcctgtttcagattctgtgtctccctctctctcggcccttcccctgctcgcactctgtctcactgtctcaaaaataaataaacattaaaacaaaaaaagtcaaatagCTTCATGTGATAGGGAGCTGTAGAGGTGACTGCTACTGCACAGTAGACAGTCAGGAAAAGAGGAGACTCACTGAAGAGGGAATGTTCGAGCTGAGATCTAAGAGTGAGATGGCAATCATGCCAATATCTGGGGGAAGAGCGttccagaaagagggaagagccagaacaaagcccaagaggtgggagcctggctggcttatTCAAGCAACAGAACAGAGGCCAGCTGGAGGGAGTGCAgccagtggggagggacagaaggagctgCATGAGGGGCGTGTGGGGCCAGCTCACGTGGGgccccatccttccctccctgggtGAGAGGggctgacttctttcactctATGTGAAGGAGGGACTAGAGGAGGGCAGGGTAGCAGCAGGGAGACCAGCTGGGAGGTTATTTCTGTCATCCAGGAGAGAGGCAATGTGGCATCAGAGTAGTCGGGTAGAAACGgggagggtctcctgggtggctcagtcggttaagcatctgacttcagctcaggtgatggtctcgcggttcatgggtttgagccccgcctcctgctctgtattgacagctcagagcctggagcctgcttcgggttctgtgtgtccctcttctctctctgcctctcccccattcattctctctctctctctctctctctctctctctctcacacacacacacacacacgcacacacacaaacattaaaataattttttaaataaaagaaatgagaaatg belongs to Panthera tigris isolate Pti1 chromosome C1, P.tigris_Pti1_mat1.1, whole genome shotgun sequence and includes:
- the CC1H1orf210 gene encoding type III endosome membrane protein TEMP, whose amino-acid sequence is MSEANQTTVGPSELSTASAISPGLGTGARAWPVLVGVVLGAVVLSLLIALAAKCHLCRKYRASYQHRPLPGTGKGVCPEVGEEDDDGFIEDNYIQPGAGGLGTEGSRDHFSF